A single genomic interval of Pyrobaculum arsenaticum DSM 13514 harbors:
- a CDS encoding ferredoxin family protein, whose protein sequence is MSLKYFTIEERLNANAWDVDVHRPHIKIKDPERCKKCEKKPCTYMCPAKCYVQQGDYIVLSTEACVECGTCRVVCPHGNIEWNYPRSGMGIWYRFT, encoded by the coding sequence ATGAGCCTGAAATATTTTACTATTGAAGAGAGATTAAACGCAAATGCGTGGGATGTCGATGTCCACAGGCCTCATATCAAGATCAAAGACCCAGAACGTTGCAAGAAGTGTGAAAAGAAGCCATGCACATACATGTGCCCTGCCAAGTGTTATGTACAACAAGGCGACTACATCGTCCTCAGCACTGAGGCTTGTGTTGAGTGTGGCACATGCCGCGTCGTCTGCCCCCACGGTAACATAGAGTGGAATTACCCACGTTCGGGAATGGGGATCTGGTATAGATTTACGTAA
- a CDS encoding FAD-dependent oxidoreductase, protein MKYDVVVVGAGPAGLAAAYKLASAGFKVLVLERGREPGAKELYGGRIYAYWLDRFLPEFRKDAPVDRWVRKERVTLLTENKALTVESAVLEKERSSFVVPLVSFVSWMAKLAQNAGAKIVTEITVDALVRDEKGRFVGIQSGSDMVQADFIIDAEGVNRLLLERAGIVKKLEPHYVAVGVKEVLKFENKKVLEERLGLDEDEGLAWAIAGYPTEYLPGGGFIYTYKDSLALGVVVYLKNWEKLKTPVYDLVEKLRLHPYIASLVKGATLQEYGGHMTPVAGINMAPPRFYYDGLLIAGDAAGFLLHTGVLIRGVDFAIASGVLAAEAIKETNSPSAEDLSVYEKKLRTSFILPQLEKFRSADKLLGDEALFKDLAVFSTEAAYRYFNIDDKHRTLLEAVREASKKTGISTLKIMINMLRAVRSL, encoded by the coding sequence TGGAAAGAGGTAGAGAGCCAGGCGCTAAGGAGTTGTACGGCGGACGTATTTATGCTTACTGGCTTGATAGATTTCTCCCTGAATTTCGTAAAGATGCTCCGGTCGATAGGTGGGTTAGGAAAGAAAGAGTGACTTTGCTGACAGAGAACAAGGCTCTGACTGTGGAGTCGGCGGTATTAGAGAAGGAGAGGTCTAGCTTCGTGGTGCCGTTGGTTTCTTTTGTTTCGTGGATGGCAAAGCTTGCACAAAACGCAGGTGCGAAGATAGTGACTGAGATCACCGTTGATGCGTTGGTGAGAGATGAAAAAGGCAGATTTGTGGGCATCCAGTCTGGTTCTGACATGGTGCAAGCCGACTTTATAATAGACGCAGAGGGAGTTAACCGCTTGCTTCTAGAAAGGGCTGGTATTGTGAAAAAACTAGAGCCTCACTACGTCGCCGTGGGAGTTAAGGAGGTGTTGAAATTTGAAAACAAGAAGGTGCTGGAAGAGAGGCTCGGCCTAGACGAAGACGAGGGGCTTGCGTGGGCTATTGCCGGCTATCCCACAGAATATCTGCCGGGCGGCGGCTTCATATATACGTACAAGGACTCTCTCGCACTTGGAGTTGTTGTTTATTTGAAGAACTGGGAGAAGTTGAAGACTCCGGTATACGATCTCGTGGAAAAACTCCGCCTACACCCCTACATAGCGTCTCTCGTCAAGGGGGCTACATTACAAGAGTACGGGGGGCACATGACACCTGTGGCGGGCATCAACATGGCGCCGCCGAGGTTTTACTATGATGGCCTACTGATAGCAGGAGACGCCGCAGGCTTCCTCCTCCATACAGGTGTCCTTATAAGAGGTGTCGACTTTGCCATAGCTTCGGGAGTATTGGCCGCGGAGGCTATAAAAGAGACAAATAGCCCCTCTGCCGAGGATCTCTCTGTATACGAGAAAAAGCTTAGAACAAGCTTTATACTGCCTCAGCTTGAAAAGTTTAGAAGCGCCGACAAGCTACTGGGCGACGAGGCTCTCTTTAAGGACCTGGCTGTATTTTCCACGGAGGCGGCGTATAGGTACTTCAACATTGATGACAAGCACAGAACGCTACTAGAGGCGGTACGCGAGGCGTCGAAGAAGACCGGAATAAGTACACTAAAGATAATGATAAATATGCTAAGAGCGGTGAGGAGTCTATGA